GAGGAGGGGCCGGAGGGGAaaggggcggggggggggatcgggattttggggggattttggggtttttggggtttttggggggatttggggagaggggattttggggctgggggctgtggggcgATGGGAAAGAGGATATGGGGCTGGGGGCGGTGGGGCAGGGAGATTGGGGGGGAATTATGGGGCGGGGGGCGATGGGGTTATGGGGCTGTGGGCTCAGTGCCCGACCCCATTGTTGTGGGGTCTGTGGGGGGGGTCCCTGGTGACCCCATTGTTGTGGGGTCTGTGTGGGGGATCCCTGGTGACCCCATTGTTGTGGGGTCCGTGCCGGGGGGGGTCCCAGGGCCGCCCCCGCAGCTGCCCCGGGgcgctcccgccccgctccgGGGATGATTTATGGGGTCGGGGGTCGTTCCCCGGGATGATTTATGGGGTCGGGGGTCGTTCCCGGCCAGATGGGGCTGcggcagctgggaaggggcgCTCGGCCCCACCCCGGGCCTTTATggggccgccccgcccctcCGAGGGCTGCGGGAGGGGACACGGCCCTaaaggggtttggggacacGGAGCCCTaaagggggtttggggacactgAGCCCTaaaggggtttggggttccCAAAGTGAGGGGAGGGATGTCCCCAAATTAGGGGGAGGTGACGGGGGGGGGGGACAGGGGGCGATGTCCCCAAATTAGGGGGGGGGACAGGGGGCGATGTCCCCGAATTGGGGagggggtggcagggctggtgggGCCCGGCAGGGGGCGCTGCTGTCCCGGCGGCggttggggacactggggacaatcctggggacattggggacactcctggggggacactggggacaatcctgggggacactggggacacccctgggggacattggggaaaatttggaatAGGGGAAATGGGAAtaggggggaaaatgggaataggGGAAATGGGAATAGGGGAAAACGGAataggggaaaatggggaattgTGCCGGGAAAGCCCTGGAGGGGCCCGGACGAGGGGCGGGAATTCCCAATCTGTCGGGCCGGAATCTCAATGAGGGCCCAGAGTTCCCTTTGTGAGGGGGACAATGGGGCCAGATGGGGACGGGGCCCCAAAGGGGTTCGGGACCTGCCGGGACGGGGAAAACCGGCCCTAAAGGGGACTGGAATGGGAAAACCGACCCTAAAGGGGAGTGAAGATGGGAAAACTGACCTTAAaggggactgggaatgggaaaaccgACCCTAAaggggactgggaatgggaaaaccgGCCCTAAaggggactgggaatgggaaaaccgACCCTAaaagggactgggaatgggaaaaccgACCCTAAaggggattgggaatgggaaaaccGGCCCTAaaagggactgggaatgggaaaaccgACCCTAAAAGGGAttggggatggggaaagggcCCTAAAAGGGtttggggatggggacagggccttttccttttccccgCAAAAGTGCACCAGGACACAGTGGATaagttaataataataataataataaataaataataataataaataataaataataataattctcaataaataaattaattccatAAATATCCTCATGGCACGGAGACGGGggcagggaagggtttggggggaaaagggggagccGGCCCCGGGAATTCCTGCTCCAGTTCTCCGGGAATTCTGCTCCCAGTTCCTCGGGAATTGCGGCTCCGACCTTTTGGGATTTGctgtcccaaatccctgggattTGCAGCTCCGTTCCTCTGGGGATTTCGGCTCCATCCCCCTGGGAATTGCTGCTCCAGTTCCTCAGGAATtgctgctccaaacccctgGGAATTGCTCTTCCAAACTTTAGGGTTTTGCTGCTCCAACCCTTTGGGATTCGCTGTCCCAATCTCTGGGATTTGCAGCTCCGTTCCTCTGGGAATTTTGGCTCCATCCCCATGGGAATTGCTGCTCCAGTTCCTCAGGAATTGTGGCTCCACCCTCTGGGATTTGCTCTTCAaaatttttgggatttgtggCTCCAACCCTTTGGGATTTGCGGCTCCAACCCTTTGGGATTTGTGGCTCCATCGCTCTGGGATTTGCAGTCCCCGGTCTCTGGGATtggctcttccctccctccgGAATTGCTGCTCCAGTTCCTCCGGAATTGCTGCTCCaaagccctgggagcagggccgGGGGGGGCAGGGTGAGCACgcggacggacggacggacggacacagggatggacacgTGGACACATGGACAGACACATGGACAGGTCAGACGTCCAGGACGTGGTTCAGGTGGAGATGTGGCAGACGGCCGGGTGGACACacagatggacacagggatggacagacgGACACACAGATGGACAGACGGACACCTCAGACATCCAGGACGTGGTTCAGGTAGGAGATGTAGCAGACGGCCGGGTGGACACACGGACGGACACAGGGATGGACGGACAGTCAGACATCCAGGACGTGGTTCAGGTGTAGcagacggacagacggacacagGGACGGAGGGACGGACAGGTCAGACGTCCAGGACGTGGTTCAGGTAGGAGATGTAGCAGACGGCCGGgtggacacagggatggacagacgGACACagggacggacggacggacagGTCAGACGTCCAGGATGTGGTTCAGGTGTAGcagacggacagacggacacagGGACGGACGGACGGCCAGTCAGACGTCCAGGACGTGGTTCAGGTAGGAGATGTAGCAGACGGCCAGGCGCAGGATCTCGATCTCGGACAGTTTCTTGTCGGGgggcagcgtgggcagcagggacggACGCacggacggacagacggacacagggacagacagacggaCACCTCAGACGTCCAGGACGTGGTTCAGGTAGGAGATGTAGCAGATGGCCAGGCGCAGGATCTCGATCTCGGACAGTTTCTTGTCGGGgggcagcgtgggcagcagggacggACGCacggacggacagacggacacagggacagacagacggaCACCTCAGACGTCCAGGACGTGGTTCAGGTAGGAGATGTAGCAGATGGCCAGGCGCAGGATCTCGATCTTGGACAGTTTCTTGTCGGGgggcagcgtgggcagcaggcGCCGCAGCTCGGCGAAGGCCACGTTGAAGGCCTCGACGCGGATGCGCTCGCGCGTGGCGTGCGCCGTGCGGTACTTGGCCGTGGCGCgccgccggcgccgccgctcctCGCGGCTCAGCGGCTCCTTGCCCGCCGGGcccgcaccggcaccggcaccggcaccggcaccggcaccggccccCGGCGCGGGCTCGGGCTCGGGGTGAGCCGAGGGGACGGAGAGGGAGGAAGGCTCCGAGTTCAGCATCATCGTCGCGGGGGAGAGGGGACGGCGGCAAAGGGATCCCGGGGAGAGATCCAAAGGGATCCCGGGGACAGATCCAAAGGgatcccagggacagcagcaaaTGGATCCCGGGGAGAGATCCAAAGGGATCCTGGGGAGAGATCCAAAGGGATCCCGGGGACAGATCCAAAGGGATCCCAGGGATAGCAGCAAAAGGATCCTGAGGATTTGGGGACAGATCCAAAGGGAtcccaggatttggggacaATTCCAAAGCGATCCCAGGGACAGATCCAAAGGgatcccagggacagcagcaaaaGGATCCCGAGGATTTGGGGACAGATCCAAAGGGATCCCGAGGATTTGGGGACAGATCCAAAAGGATCCTGAGGATTTGGGGACAGATCCAAAGGGATCCTGAGGACTTGGGGACAATTAAAAAGGGATCCCGAGGATTTGGGGACAGATCCAAAGGGATCCCGGGGTTTGAGGACAATTCCAAAGGGATCTCGGGGACAGATCCAAAGGGATCCTGGagtttggggacagcagcaaaGGGATCCTGGGGACAGATCCAAACAGATCCcggggtttggggacagctctgctgatCCCGGGGActtggggacagcagcaaaAGGATCCTGGAGTTTGGGGACAGCTCCAAAGGGATcctgggggtttggggacagctctgaACTAATGGTGGGAATTTGGGGACAATTCCAAGCTGATCCCGTGGATTTGGGGTCACGTCCGGGTGTTTTGGGGTCGCCTCCGAGCTGGTCccgggggttttggggtcaccTCAGCAGGAGAAGTGCCCGGATTTGGGGCGCCCGTCCCCGGCTCCCAGCGAGGCCGGTGGggatcctcctcctcctcctcctcatcacATCCCAGCCGGGACTCGGGGCCTTTTCCTCGGGAATTCCGCGAGGAAACTTCCCCGGGGATGGATCCGGGAGCGCGGCcggaggcagaggaaggggatCGAGTTTTCCCCTGGTTTTGGGGTTCGGGGTCAGGATGCGGCTCCGGAGCCCTCGGGGGTCAGATCCCGGCGGGTCTGGAAAAGAAGGATCGGGAATTTCGGCTCCGGGTGGGAAAGGAGCCGGCAGAGGcgtcaaaataaaataattaaagtgAAATcatgattaaaaagaaaataaagtaaaacaagGCAAGATCAAATAATGgaatgaaatgaaacagaatggaatgggatgaataaaataaaataaaataaaataaaataaaataaaataaaataaaataaaataaaataaaataaaataaaatagaataaaataaaatagtaaaggattttccacagcttttccctgtcAAATCCCGTCTACTTTGGGAAACAAACTCAGGGAATTCCAGCTCCCGGAAGGAAAAGGATCCCCGAGAAGCTCGGGGAATTTGGGGAGCTGGAAAAGCTCCGGGAATTCGGGGGGGTGGAAAAGCTCCGGGAATTTGGGGAGCTGGAAAAGCTCCGGGAATTCGGGGGGATGGAAAAGCTCCGGGAATTCGGGGGCCGGGAAAGCTCCGGGAATTCGGGGCCGGGGCCCCGGGGCTCTCCGGAGGTGGCAGGTGGCGGAtgcgcggcgggggcggggcgggcttTGTGTCGCAAATGAGCCCCGTCTGTCCCCAcggctggccctgctggctgtccccGCGGCTGTCCCCATcgcctgtccctctgtccccccccggctgtcccccctgcctgttcctctgtcccccccagctgtcccctcctggctgttccctctgtccccccctacctgtccctctgtccccctgtccctctgtccctctgtccccctgcctgtccccctgtcccctctgtccccccctgcctgtc
This window of the Motacilla alba alba isolate MOTALB_02 chromosome 25, Motacilla_alba_V1.0_pri, whole genome shotgun sequence genome carries:
- the LOC119711575 gene encoding helix-loop-helix protein 1-like; this encodes MMLNSEPSSLSVPSAHPEPEPAPGAGAGAGAGAGAGAGPAGKEPLSREERRRRRRATAKYRTAHATRERIRVEAFNVAFAELRRLLPTLPPDKKLSKIEILRLAICYISYLNHVLDV